A section of the Pseudomonas lini genome encodes:
- the argA gene encoding amino-acid N-acetyltransferase yields MPEYVNWLRHASPYINAHRDCTFVVMLPGDGVEHPNFGNIVHDLVLLHSLGVRLVLVHGSRPQIETRLAARGLTPHYHHGMRITDAATLECVIDAVGQLRIAIEARLSMDMASSPMQGSRLRVASGNLVTARPIGVLEGVDYHHTGEVRRVDRKGINRLLDERSIVLLSPLGYSPTGEIFNLACEDVATRAAIDLGADKLLLFGADLGLIDENGRLVRELRPQQVPAHLQRLGSNYQAELLDAAAEACRGGVARSHIVSYAEDGALLTELFTRDGGGTLVAQEQFEVVREAAIEDVGGLLDLISPLEEQGILVRRSREVLEREIEQFSVVEREGMIIACAALYQIADSDAGELACLAVNPEYRHGGRGDELLERIETRARAQGLKTLFVLTTRTAHWFRERGFVPSSVERLPSARASLYNYQRNSKIFEKTL; encoded by the coding sequence ATGCCCGAATACGTCAATTGGCTTCGTCACGCTTCGCCTTACATCAACGCCCACCGCGATTGCACCTTCGTCGTCATGCTGCCCGGCGACGGCGTGGAGCACCCGAACTTCGGCAACATCGTCCACGACTTGGTGCTGTTGCACAGCCTGGGCGTACGACTGGTGCTGGTTCACGGTTCGCGTCCGCAAATTGAAACCCGCCTCGCTGCTCGTGGCCTGACCCCGCATTACCACCATGGCATGCGCATCACCGATGCGGCGACGCTTGAGTGCGTGATCGATGCGGTCGGCCAGCTGCGCATCGCCATCGAAGCGCGGCTGTCCATGGACATGGCCTCGTCGCCGATGCAGGGTTCGCGCCTGCGGGTGGCCAGCGGCAATCTGGTCACTGCACGGCCGATCGGCGTACTTGAAGGTGTCGACTATCACCACACCGGCGAAGTGCGTCGGGTTGATCGCAAGGGCATCAATCGCCTGCTGGACGAGCGCTCCATCGTGCTGTTGTCGCCATTGGGTTACTCGCCGACCGGTGAGATCTTCAACCTCGCTTGCGAAGATGTCGCTACTCGCGCCGCTATCGATCTGGGTGCGGACAAGCTGCTGCTGTTCGGCGCCGATTTGGGCTTGATCGATGAAAATGGTCGTCTGGTTCGCGAATTGCGCCCGCAGCAAGTGCCGGCGCATCTGCAACGCCTGGGCAGCAACTATCAGGCCGAACTGCTGGACGCGGCCGCTGAAGCGTGCCGGGGCGGGGTGGCGCGCAGTCACATCGTCAGTTACGCCGAAGATGGCGCGCTGCTGACCGAACTGTTCACCCGTGACGGTGGCGGTACGCTGGTGGCGCAGGAGCAATTCGAAGTTGTGCGCGAGGCGGCCATCGAGGACGTCGGCGGTTTGCTCGACTTGATCAGCCCGCTGGAAGAGCAGGGCATTCTGGTACGGCGTTCCCGCGAGGTGCTGGAGCGTGAGATCGAGCAGTTCAGCGTGGTCGAACGCGAAGGCATGATCATCGCCTGTGCGGCGCTGTATCAGATCGCCGATTCGGATGCCGGGGAGTTGGCGTGTCTGGCGGTGAACCCGGAGTACCGCCATGGCGGTCGCGGCGATGAACTGCTGGAGCGCATCGAAACCCGCGCTCGGGCTCAGGGGCTGAAAACCTTGTTCGTGCTGACCACCCGGACGGCCCACTGGTTTCGTGAGCGGGGCTTCGTGCCGAGCAGCGTCGAACGCCTGCCGTCGGCGCGGGCGTCGCTTTACAACTACCAGCGAAATTCGAAGATCTTCGAAAAAACCCTCTGA